Below is a genomic region from Strix aluco isolate bStrAlu1 chromosome 14, bStrAlu1.hap1, whole genome shotgun sequence.
GtggttttaaggaaaataattgttACTACATTGGTGACAATACTGCGTATCTGTGACACAAATCCCACCCGTGGCTAGTCATGGAAGTCATGATAACATAccaaggaaaaagtaatttttagaaaaaaatttgcatCTGGAGCTAAAATGGATTTGCTGCCTTTAatactatatatacacacacattacTTGATATATATTTGCCCGATTTTCCTTTGTGAAAACCCACAGAAACCAGAACATTAATCAGACCTAGGCTTGTTTGGTTGTCTCCAAGCTTGAGTACTATAACTCTGTACTTTAAAATCTTAACACATCTGCTTACATTGTGAATATATGGTTATATTTTCATatacttattttcaaaatgcattttctatGGTAGTCTTATTTGTGAAGGATTAAAAGACACTTAAAAGGACATACagttgtattattattttaacagaaatattaccTGGAGCTACCATAATTTCGTGTTTCTTTGATCTGATCCTAAGAAAGGTTAGATCATTCTGAGGATCAATATCTCTCACTGTGCTCCTAGCTTTCATGGTGAGCTGATGAAGAAGACCTGCATACTGGACTGATGTAGAGTTATCAAGAGTTGTTCTTATGGGAATTCCTGCAAACGAATAATTTTCTAATAATCATTCAGTTAAGTTGCATGTTCTCCATATACAGCAGATCATAAGAGAAAAAACAaggatttcatatttttttctgttttgtagcatGTTGATTTCAGGTATCTGTATgctttttaaagtataatttataTTAATCAGTGGCAATTAAACATCAAGTTGCTTTATGAAACTTTTGAAAGAGCCTAATTGCTGTTTAAGACTCTTAAATACCTATCAAATTCCATTCTGTAGTACTTAACCAGTTAGGGTGCTTCATCAGTTTAAACACTGTCACTGAATTTGTATCTTGGCTGCAAGAATTTAACCCACGCTTTACCTGTAGCATTTGGCATGTGCAGTGGTAGAAATTACACATTTCCAGTGAAATACCAAAAGTACTCAAAGGGCAGAAGTGGCGTGTTTGCATTTGGCAAGCAAAACCACCCTTGGAACAA
It encodes:
- the DYNLRB2 gene encoding dynein light chain roadblock-type 2, translated to MAEVEETLKRIQAHKGVIGTVVINAEGIPIRTTLDNSTSVQYAGLLHQLTMKARSTVRDIDPQNDLTFLRIRSKKHEIMVAPDKDYLLIVIQNPCE